CGTCTGGCTCGCTACCGTGGTCGTCTGGCTCGCTACCGTGGTCGTCTGGCTCACTACCGTGGTCGTCTGGCTCGCTACCGTGGTCGTCTGGCTCGCTACCGTGGTCGTCTGGCTCACTACCGTGGTCGTCTGGCCCGCTACCGTGGTCGTCTGGCCCGCTACCGTGGTCGTCTGGCTCGCTACCGTGGTTGTCTGGCTCGCTACCGTGGTTGTCTGGCTCGCTACCGTGGTTGTCTGGCCTCTGAAAAGGGCACCACAGACCGTAGGCAATGCTTGCAGCGTTGCTCGGTCGCCCCGACCGCTTGCAGCTTCGATGATGATGGGTGCTCTTGGTTGTTTGGTGTGTGCCCTGCGCGGGCGGCGGCTAGGGGCCAGCCCCCTCACATGGTGTCACTTTTTCGTGGTGTTTCTCATCAGCGATAGCGGTGGTACGTGTTCGGTGGGTGGATGCCCTGCGCGGGCGGCGCCGAGGGGCTCGCCCCTCGGAACCCCACGAGGGGGCGTCGCCCCCTTCGAACTCCCAATTTGAAGCATTCCAATGCCGAATGCTGGCGGCTGGTGTTCGTGCATATGGCCAGCAAAACACTATCGGCACCTTCGCCGCATGGGCCGGGTGGATGAGATCCTCAATCTCACATGCGGTGCATGGCTTGGCACGCGTTCTCTCGACATGTGCCGCATCCAGAAGCCCCGCACAAAAAAGTGACACCTGTTGAGGGCCAGCCCCTGTGAACCCCGCGAGGGGGCGATGCCCCCTTCGATCCCCCAATGTTGGGCGTTCCCGTGCCATTCCCTGGCGGCTGGTGTTCGTGCATAGGGCCAGTTTGCGCGAGTAGCACCTTCGCCGCATGGGCCGGGTGGGGAGGGCTGGGTGGTACTGCTTTTGAGGTTGGTTTGCTGGCAATGATTGTTGTGCAGGGTTTGGCACGCGGTTTTGCACGCTTTCCCGCTTCCCAATGCCTCGCCCATCCGGCGAAGGTGCCGCACATACCTACTGGCCATCACCCCCACCGCAGCGACGAGGCCGCACCCAGCGTGGCGGGTCTCTTTTTCCCAATGCCTTTTCGGCCCATACAAAAGCCCCCGCCTTTATTCAAAAGTCGGGGGCTTTTGCTATCGGCTGGGGGGCCGCTAGGGCATCGCGTCGAGCACGATCGAGTCGAGCAGCAGGGCGTCGGGGCCATCGAGGGCGGGGTCGGCGGGCTGCATGCCGGTGAGCGGCAGGCGCTGGCCGTCGGGGCCATACATGCCCACCACCAGGCGGTAGGAGCCGGGCGGCGCATCCTCGGGCACCTTGAGTGGGATCTGCATCTCGCTGTAGCGGTCGGGGGTCGAGCCTTCCGGCGGGAAGGGCACATCGGCCTGGGCGTAGCGCTGGCCGTCCGGCCCGATCACATGGGCGAACAGCATCACATCGCTCCTGGCCACGTGGGCCGAGTGCCACACCAGCGTCCAGGTGAAGGTGGTGCCCACGGTGCGCTGCTTGGGCGAGCGGATGCCATAGAGCCAGCCGCCACCGGTAAACTGGGCAGGCTTGCGGTAGTCGACGGTCGGCGGGGCCTCGTAGATCCAGGCGTAGTCCACCCCATGGATCTGGATGACCTTCAGCGGCTCGGCCTTGCCGTAGAACTCGTCGAAGGGCGGCAGCAGCGGGCCGATCTGCGCGTCGTTCACATACACCACCACATAGCCGCTCTGCGGCGGCAGCGGGCCGATGTTCGGCTCCAGCGACTGCGCGCCATCGCGCAGGTAGAGCTGCAGGCCGGTCTTCAGCGTGGTGACCACGCGCACACCGGTGATGTCCTTCTGCTCATTCAGCCAAGCCGCCGCCAGATCCATGCCCTCACCCCAGCCGGTCTTGAAAGCCCACGCGCCCGCCTTCGCGCCGCCCAGCAGCTGGTTGAAGGCCGCGATCTGGTAGGGGTGCCACGAGGCCACGTTCAGAGCCGCGCCCAGGGCTACCGCGCCCAGGGCCGCTGGCCCCAGCGCCGCTACGCGCCGCCGCGTGAGCCGGGCCAACAGATCGGGCAGCAGCTGGCCCAGCAGCCAGCACAGGCCCAGCGCCGCCAGCACATCGATGGCGGGAAACGACGGCTCGACGTAGCGGTTGAACTTCTTGGCGAACAGGCTCATGGCCAGCGCGAACAGCACCGCAAACCACGAGAGGCCCGCGAGGGTGCGCTGGGCGTGGGGCGGCATGGCCAGCTTGCGCCAGGCGAAGGGCAGCGCCAGCAGGCCCACAGTGGTGATGGGGGTGAGGCGCAGCGCGATCGCCACCGGGTAGAACAGCAGGCCGGGCGCTGGGTCGCTGCGGCCCAGGAAGAAGTTGCCCAGCTGGTGCGGCTGGGTGCCCTCGGCGGTGTAGCCGATGCGGATCTGCTCGAAGGCGGCCATGGGCGCGGCCCACAGCGCGGGCCAGACCACCATGGCCGTGGCCACCATGGCCGCGCCCCACCACACCAGCTCCAGCGCCAGATCGCGGAAGCGGCGCTTCTGGCCGCAGCCGTAGGCCGCCCACAGCGCGATGGCCGCCACCGCAGGCCCCATGATCAGGCCGGGCGACTTGGTGTCAACCGCCAGCCCGGCGAACACGCCGGAGAGGATGAGGTCGGCCTTGCGCGGCGCGTAGAACCAGTAGCGGCAGGCCGCGATGATGCCCAGCGTCATGAAGGTGCCCGACAGCGCATCCACGTGCAGCACGCGGCTGTAGGCGATCACGAAGGGGTCGAGCGCCCACAGCAGCGCGCCCATCAGCGCCACGCCGCGCGGCAGCACGCCGCGCAGCTGCACGTAGGCCACGCTCACCGCCAGGGCGTTGACGATGGCGGGGAAGAGCTGGAAGAAGGCAACGTAGTGCTGGGGCGTGATCGCGGGCAGCATGCCCGCGTCGCCCATGGCGTTGCGCAGCAGGATGCCGAACGCCCCCAGCCACATCGTCGTCACGCCGGGGTGGTCGGTGATGGCCGTACCGGCGAAGTTGCCCGCCTGGATGGCGCTTAGGAAGGTCTCGGAGCGCGTGAACCAGAAGTTGACCTCGTCCATAGTGGCGAAGCGCCCTAGGTCGAGCACGCGGGGTATGAGCGCCACCACAAAGATCGCGAGCGGCAGCAGGGCGGCCACCAGGCCCAGCGGGCGCGATCGTTCGGCGGCGGGTAGGCTATAGGTTCGTTCCAAAAAGTACCTCTCCATCCATTCGATCATCCTCGTTCCAACGGCCCGTATTGTAGCGCGAGAATAGCCGGGCGGATGCCCAGATGGGCTAGTCCTTCTGTGTGATTCTTCACAGGTAGAAAAGGATGACCGCTTTTTTCTCCCCGCTATGATTGTACCAAGAATACCCGCCCCGCCCGAAGCTCGCGGTGTTTAGGCAGCCCTGATCTTTGCCAGCGCAGCGGCCGGAGCGCATGCGGAAGCCCTGGCGTGACCGCAGGGCGCTAGGCCACCAGCGCGAACAGTTGCGGTATGCCCCGCCATCGTTAACAAACTCTTGATTGTTGCCCCTGCATTCATGTGGTACACCTTGAAGAGAAATAAGGCATACCTTCAGATGCCCGATCGAGACCAAGAGCGAGGGCCGACCGATGATCACCATGAGCGAAAGCACCGAGATGTACCTGCTGCGCACTGCGCTGCTGCAGCGCGAGAGCCAGCCGGTGCCGCTTTCTCTCCTCGCGCAGGAGCTAGATGTCTCGACCGTCTCGGCCAACGAGATGTGCCGCAAGCTGATGCACGATGGCCTGCTGATCTACGAGCCGTACAAGGGTGTGAGGCTCACCGAGCACGGCTCGGCGATCGCGCTGCGCGTGCTGCGGCGGCGGCGGCTGTGGGAGGTCTTCCTAGTCACCCACCTGCACCTGCCCGCCGACGAGGCCGAGCGCATCGCCTGCCGCTTCGAGCATGTGACCCCCGACCATGTGGCCGACCGGCTGGGCACCATGCTGGGCGAGCCGCGCTACACCACCCGCTCCGAGCCGATACCGCAGGCCGCCGCCACCGAGATCGAGCTGCCAGCGCTGGCCGCCACCGAGCTCGGTGTGGGTGGCGAGGGCGAGGTGGTAGCGATCACTGCGTCGCCGACGGTGGGCGGGTTCCTCTGCAGCCAGGGGCTGCGGCCAGGGGCGCGCATCCGCGTGCTGGCGGCCTCGGGGCGCGGGCAGATCATCGTGCGGGTGGGCGGGCAAGAGCTGGTGCTAGAGCAGGCGCTGGCCGAGCATATCCGTGTTGTGGTGGATCACCACCATCTAATCTCCGAAGAGGTATAGAACCCATGGCAACCACACAGGTACCACTGAGTCACCTGAATATCGGCAACCAGGCCACCATCGTGCGCATCGGCGGCGAGCGGCTACTGCGCCGCAAGATGCTGACGATGGGCATCATCACCGGCGAGCAGATCACGCTCACCGCGCGCGCCCCGCTGGGCGACCCGCTTGAGTTCCAGGTCAAGGGCTACCGGCTCTCGCTGCGCTCGCACGAGGCCGAGCAGGTGCTGGTGGAGGTGGCCCAGTGAGCGCATCATCGCAGCTTCCGCTGGCCCTGGCCGCCCCCGGCCAGCGGCTGCGCCTGGTGGCCCTGCGCTGCGCCGAGGGGCCAGCCCACCGTCTTTCTGAGCTGGGGCTGAACCCTGGGGCTACGGTGGAGATCGTGCAAGATACAGGCCACAACCTGCTGCTGGCCGTGGGCGACACGCGGCTGGCGCTGCGCCGCAGCATGGCGCACATGGTTATGGTCGAGCCAGCAAGCTAGAGAGGGATGGGAGAGATGACCGCACCAACCATAGCGCTCGCCGGCAACCCCAATGTGGGCAAGAGCACGGTGTTCAACGCGCTCACCGGGTCGCGCCAGCACGTGGGCAACTGGCCCGGCAAGACCGTGGCCAAAAAGGCCGGAACCTTCACCCACGGCGGCCAGTCGTACGTGGTGGTCGACCTGCCTGGCACCTACAGCCTCTCGGCCTTCTCGCCCGAGGAGCAGATCGCCCGCGACTTCCTCGTCCACGAGCGCCCCCAGCTGGTGGTGAACGTGATCGACACCGCCAACCTGGAGCGCAACCTCTACCTCACCGCCCAGATTCTTGAGATCGGGCTGCCGATCATCCTGGTGCTGAACATG
The sequence above is a segment of the Chloroflexia bacterium SDU3-3 genome. Coding sequences within it:
- a CDS encoding ferrous iron transport protein A — protein: MATTQVPLSHLNIGNQATIVRIGGERLLRRKMLTMGIITGEQITLTARAPLGDPLEFQVKGYRLSLRSHEAEQVLVEVAQ
- a CDS encoding iron transporter FeoB — its product is MTAPTIALAGNPNVGKSTVFNALTGSRQHVGNWPGKTVAKKAGTFTHGGQSYVVVDLPGTYSLSAFSPEEQIARDFLVHERPQLVVNVIDTANLERNLYLTAQILEIGLPIILVLNMCDVAESRGLRCDAACLSRALSGSHVISLVASRGQGMAELKQAIAASLGQHTTGAADLRRMVAAMNSDDAGASDCH
- a CDS encoding phospholipid carrier-dependent glycosyltransferase codes for the protein MIEWMERYFLERTYSLPAAERSRPLGLVAALLPLAIFVVALIPRVLDLGRFATMDEVNFWFTRSETFLSAIQAGNFAGTAITDHPGVTTMWLGAFGILLRNAMGDAGMLPAITPQHYVAFFQLFPAIVNALAVSVAYVQLRGVLPRGVALMGALLWALDPFVIAYSRVLHVDALSGTFMTLGIIAACRYWFYAPRKADLILSGVFAGLAVDTKSPGLIMGPAVAAIALWAAYGCGQKRRFRDLALELVWWGAAMVATAMVVWPALWAAPMAAFEQIRIGYTAEGTQPHQLGNFFLGRSDPAPGLLFYPVAIALRLTPITTVGLLALPFAWRKLAMPPHAQRTLAGLSWFAVLFALAMSLFAKKFNRYVEPSFPAIDVLAALGLCWLLGQLLPDLLARLTRRRVAALGPAALGAVALGAALNVASWHPYQIAAFNQLLGGAKAGAWAFKTGWGEGMDLAAAWLNEQKDITGVRVVTTLKTGLQLYLRDGAQSLEPNIGPLPPQSGYVVVYVNDAQIGPLLPPFDEFYGKAEPLKVIQIHGVDYAWIYEAPPTVDYRKPAQFTGGGWLYGIRSPKQRTVGTTFTWTLVWHSAHVARSDVMLFAHVIGPDGQRYAQADVPFPPEGSTPDRYSEMQIPLKVPEDAPPGSYRLVVGMYGPDGQRLPLTGMQPADPALDGPDALLLDSIVLDAMP
- a CDS encoding ferrous iron transport protein A, whose protein sequence is MSASSQLPLALAAPGQRLRLVALRCAEGPAHRLSELGLNPGATVEIVQDTGHNLLLAVGDTRLALRRSMAHMVMVEPAS
- a CDS encoding metal-dependent transcriptional regulator, coding for MITMSESTEMYLLRTALLQRESQPVPLSLLAQELDVSTVSANEMCRKLMHDGLLIYEPYKGVRLTEHGSAIALRVLRRRRLWEVFLVTHLHLPADEAERIACRFEHVTPDHVADRLGTMLGEPRYTTRSEPIPQAAATEIELPALAATELGVGGEGEVVAITASPTVGGFLCSQGLRPGARIRVLAASGRGQIIVRVGGQELVLEQALAEHIRVVVDHHHLISEEV